TGAGAACCAGAATGCAGAGGAGGATCCCGAGCGCGATCGCGCGGGAGTAGTTCCCCTGGCCCGTCTCCAGCGCGATAGCGGTCGTCGCCGTGCGAGTCACTCCCTTGATGTTTCCCCCGAGCATCAGCGAGATCCCGATCTCCGATGCGACGCGGCCGAAGCCGGTCATGACCGCCGTCGTGATCCCCGTGCGGGTCTCGGTGATCGTCTTCCAAAACGCCGCCGGGGGGGGCGCTCCCAGGAGGATCGCTTCTTCGTGGATCGTCCGGATGTTCGGAGCGAGGACGCCGTACACAAGCGCCGTCAGGAGCGGGATGATGAGAATCGTCTGGCCGATGACGATCGCGGCCGGGGTGAAGAGAAGATCAAGGCGCCCCAGCGGCGCGTTGCGGGCGATCCATCCATAGACGAAGAGCGCCACGATCACGGTCGGCACCGCGAGCGCCGTCTTCACGCCGGCCAGGACGAACTGCTTTCCTCGAAAGGACCGCGTGGCCAGGAGAAACCCCAGAGGCAGGCCGATCGCCGAGGCGAGAAGCGTGGAGCTGACGGCCACGCGGAGAGTCGTTCCGATGACCCCGAGGATCTCGCGATCGAGATGGAGAAGCGTCCTTACGCCCTCGACCAAGCTGTCGATCAGAAACCCCACCGTCCCCGCTCCGATCGTGCCCTGTTGACCATCACTCCTTGCCCTCCGGGGGCGCCACTGGCAGGAATAGGGGGCGGCCCTTCACCCGGTAGCCCGCGATCCGGGACTGTCCCTCCGGCGAGAGCAGCCAGTCGATCAGGCGCGTGGCTCCTTCATGGTTGCCCCTCGGGCGTCGATCAGGCGACACCGCGATGATGGAATAGGAGTTGGCGAGGGCGGGATCGCCCTCGAGGAGAATCGCGATCTGAAGCGCGTCCTGGCGCGCCAGGTAGGTCCCCCGGTCCCCGAGGGTGTAAGCGCCCCTCTCGCTCGCCATCACGAGACAGGTCCCCATCGCCTGTCCGATCTCGACGTACCACCGACCGCCGGGCTCGATGCCCGCCGCCCTCCAGATCTCCCTTTCCCTCTTGTGCGTCCCGGAGCTGTCCCCGCGGGAGACAAAGGGGGCTCCCTTGGCTGCGATCCGCTGGAACGCTTCGGCGGCCGTCCGGCACCCGGCGATCGAGGCGGCGTCCGAGGGGGGACCCAGGATCACGAAGTCGCTCTGCATGAAGGGGATCCTGGCCAGGCCGAACTTCCGCCGCACGAACGCGAGCTCAGCCTCGGGATCATGGGTCAGGACAGCGTCGACATCGCCGTTCTCACCGTACTTGAGCGCGACTCCGGTGCCGACTGCGACATAGTCCACATGCACGCCGGTATCCCGCTCGAATGCCGGGAGTAGCGCGTCGAGAAGACCGGAGTTGGCGGCTGAAGTCGTTGTCGCGAGCAACACCCTCGACGAACCGAGCGCGACCCCTTCCATGGCCGGTAGGCAAGCGAGCAAGGCAATCACGACGGCCCGCGGCACTTGCGATCCCCGCATCGATCCTCCCCGGCACCCTTTCCACGGCCCCGCGCGGATTCTGTGCCGTGCTTGACATAACAGGTTTCGTCCCTATGCTGTCAAGAACCGAGCGACAAGCTGATCCTGAGGCTACCAACCGGATCCGGATCGGGACGGGCGACCCGAGGCTGACGGCCGCCGCGATCCGGCCCGCAAAGAGGTTCCCTGCTCTGATGACCCCTGACGATGCGAGCGCCGCTCCGATCCTCGATCCGGGGCGCGTCCCTGAGCCGGAGGAGGCTACGGCCCCGCCGGACGGATCGATGGCCCGCCCCATGATGATCACCAGGCTCGCCTCGGGGCGCCGTGAGCAGTGCGAGGACTGGATCGTCCGGGAGGAGCGCCTCGACCTCTACATCAACGGCAAGCGACTCGTGGCCCTGGTTTGCCTGCCGAGCGACCTGGAGGCCTTCGTTATCGGCTTCCTGGTGAATGAGGGGATCCTCGAGCCTCCCTACCAGGCAGGCCTCTCCATCGATCTGGCGATTGGACGGATCGACGCGGAGGGGGCCTTCGTCGGGGGAGCGATCCGCGACTTCTATGCCAAGAAGACGCTGACATCGGGATGCGGCAGCGGCGTGACAGGGCTGGATCTGGACCAGCCGACGCGCTGCCTCAAGGTGAACACCGACCTCGTGATCCGCCCGGAGACGATCTCCTCCTTCATGCGGGTCCTCAAGACGGAGGCGTCGCTCTATAAGCTGACAGGAGGAGCCCACATCGCCGCCCTCGCGGACGCCGAGGGCCGCCCGCTCTTGACCGCACAGGACATCGGACGCCACACCGCCGTCGACAAGGTCGTCGGCAAGGCGGTCCTGTCCGGCATCGACCCGGGCCGCTGCGTCCTCTTCTGCTCCGGAAGGCTCTCCTCGGAAATCACCGCGAAGGCGATCCACGCGCGCACCCCGGTCCTCGTGTCCCGCGCCGCCCCCACCGACCTCTCGGTCCGACTCGCCCGCCGCTATCTCCTCAGCCTCGTCGGCTTCGCGCGCGGCGATCGCATGAACGTCTATTCGGTTCCCGAGAGGATCCTCGGAGGAGATTCGCAAATAGCCGTTTGACAGGGTCGGCATCGATGCCCGAGAGTTAGCCTCCGATACCGGAACGGGGGTGCTGGGCCGTGGATGATTCCAAGCCGAACCCGGAGACCGGACAGGCGTCGCGGGAACGGCAT
The window above is part of the Candidatus Eisenbacteria bacterium genome. Proteins encoded here:
- a CDS encoding tungsten ABC transporter substrate-binding protein → MRGSQVPRAVVIALLACLPAMEGVALGSSRVLLATTTSAANSGLLDALLPAFERDTGVHVDYVAVGTGVALKYGENGDVDAVLTHDPEAELAFVRRKFGLARIPFMQSDFVILGPPSDAASIAGCRTAAEAFQRIAAKGAPFVSRGDSSGTHKREREIWRAAGIEPGGRWYVEIGQAMGTCLVMASERGAYTLGDRGTYLARQDALQIAILLEGDPALANSYSIIAVSPDRRPRGNHEGATRLIDWLLSPEGQSRIAGYRVKGRPLFLPVAPPEGKE
- the fdhD gene encoding formate dehydrogenase accessory sulfurtransferase FdhD translates to MPGVARREDRSWRLKSLSRATPSTNRARPLPWPVGKRARQSRRPAALAIPASILPGTLSTAPRGFCAVLDITGFVPMLSRTERQADPEATNRIRIGTGDPRLTAAAIRPAKRFPALMTPDDASAAPILDPGRVPEPEEATAPPDGSMARPMMITRLASGRREQCEDWIVREERLDLYINGKRLVALVCLPSDLEAFVIGFLVNEGILEPPYQAGLSIDLAIGRIDAEGAFVGGAIRDFYAKKTLTSGCGSGVTGLDLDQPTRCLKVNTDLVIRPETISSFMRVLKTEASLYKLTGGAHIAALADAEGRPLLTAQDIGRHTAVDKVVGKAVLSGIDPGRCVLFCSGRLSSEITAKAIHARTPVLVSRAAPTDLSVRLARRYLLSLVGFARGDRMNVYSVPERILGGDSQIAV
- a CDS encoding ABC transporter permease; translated protein: MGFLIDSLVEGVRTLLHLDREILGVIGTTLRVAVSSTLLASAIGLPLGFLLATRSFRGKQFVLAGVKTALAVPTVIVALFVYGWIARNAPLGRLDLLFTPAAIVIGQTILIIPLLTALVYGVLAPNIRTIHEEAILLGAPPPAAFWKTITETRTGITTAVMTGFGRVASEIGISLMLGGNIKGVTRTATTAIALETGQGNYSRAIALGILLCILVLMINMAVQLRGRGERV